In Physeter macrocephalus isolate SW-GA chromosome 2, ASM283717v5, whole genome shotgun sequence, a single window of DNA contains:
- the SH3BP5L gene encoding SH3 domain-binding protein 5-like, whose translation MAELRQVPGGRETPQGELRPEVVEDEVPRSPVAEEPGGGGSNSSEAKLSPREEEELDPRIQEELEHLNQASEEINQVELQLDEARTTYRRILQESARKLNTQGSHLGSCIEKARPYYEARRLAKEAQQETQKAALRYERAVSMHNAAREMVFVAEQGVMADKNRLDPTWQEMLNHATCKVNEAEEERLRGEREHQRVTRLCQQAEARVQALQKTLRRAIGKSRPYFELKAQFSQILEEHKAKVTELEQQVAQAKTRYSVALRNLEQISEQIHARRRGQLPHPPGQLRSSPVGAEAGPDGGEDGDSGIIEGAEGGGLEEGVSLGPGPAPDTDTLSLLSLRTVASDLQKCDSVEHLRGLSDHTSLDGQELGPRSGGRSGRHQRSISL comes from the exons ATGGCTGAACTCAGGCAGGTGCCAGGGGGGCGGGAGACCCCACAGGGGGAGCTTCGGCCTGAGGTTGTAGAGGATGAAGTCCCACGGAGCCCAGTTGCAGAGGAGCCTGGAGGAGGTGGAAGCAATAGCAGTGAAGCCAAACTGTCcccaagagaagaagaagaactgGATCCTAGAATACAG GAGGAGCTGGAGCATCTGAACCAGGCCAGCGAGGAGATCAACCAGGTGGAGCTGCAGCTGGAT GAGGCCAGGACCACCTACCGGAGGATCCTGCAGGAGTCAGCAAGGAAGCTCAACACGCAGGGCTCCCACTTGGGGAGCTGCATCGAGAAGGCCCGGCCCTACTATGAGGCTCGGCGGCTGGCTAAGGAG GCCCAGCAGGAGACACAGAAGGCAGCACTGCGGTATGAGCGGGCTGTGAGCATGCACAACGCTGCCCGGGAGATGGTGTTTGTGGCTGAGCAGGGCGTCATGGCTGACAAGAACCGGCTGGACCCCACGTGGCAGGAGATGCTCAACCACGCCACCTGCAAG GTGAATGAGGCCGAGGAGGAGCGGCTTCGTGGTGAGCGGGAACACCAGCGGGTGACACGGCTGTGCCAGCAGGCTGAGGCTCGGGTTCAGGCCCTGCAGAAGACCCTCCGGCGGGCCATTGGCAAGAGCCGCCCCTACTTCGAGCTCAAGGCCCAGTTCAGCCAGATCCTGGAG GAGCACAAGGCCAAGGTGACAGAGCTGGAGCAGCAGGTAGCCCAGGCCAAGACCCGCTACTCAGTCGCCCTGCGCAACCTGGAGCAGATCAGCGAGCAGATTCATGCGCGGCGCCGCGGCCAGCTCCCTCACCCCCCGGGCCAGCTGCGCTCTTCCCCAGTGGGGGCCGAGGCCGGGCCTGATGGTGGCGAGGATGGGGACAGCGGGATCATCGAGGGGGCCGAGGgcggggggctggaggagggtgtcagcctggggcctggccctgcccccgACACGGACACGCTGagcctgctgagcctgcgcactgtGGCTTCAGACCTGCAGAAGTGCGACTCCGTGGAGCACCTGCGGGGCCTCTCGGACCACACCAGTCTGGATGGCCAGGAGCTGGGTCCCCGGAGTGGGGGTCGTAGCGGCCGCCACCAGCGCAGTATCAGCCTGTAG